One Vallitalea pronyensis genomic region harbors:
- a CDS encoding ABC transporter permease, with product MKSIILKEAKIRMRTWKTVGMITAYIILLGLTVVLMLYNQVYNRNGLINFSNNFTEVFIAITIVQVLMISFIVPIITAGSISLEREKQTLDILLSTHLRPMSIIMGKLMTSISQVLLLIVASLPIFSFVFLFGGINLISILYLVLFYVVISIFFGALGVFFSVIFKKTLTSIVMTYLVMIVLTVGTLIGTALYIDMTRAHHYYEHVTFWPLYFNPGLTFWAILMKQFGDIQRFTFMIGRNENFWLISTGIFVVLSIILIGLSAYFLNPIRKKWRKR from the coding sequence ATGAAATCAATTATCTTAAAAGAAGCAAAAATTCGAATGCGTACATGGAAAACAGTGGGCATGATTACCGCCTATATTATATTATTAGGATTAACGGTGGTGCTCATGCTTTATAATCAAGTCTATAACCGAAATGGTCTTATAAATTTTAGTAACAATTTTACAGAAGTGTTTATAGCCATTACGATTGTACAAGTGCTGATGATCTCTTTTATTGTACCGATTATTACAGCGGGTTCCATTTCCCTTGAACGTGAAAAACAAACATTGGATATTTTATTAAGCACCCATTTAAGACCCATGTCCATCATCATGGGAAAACTCATGACATCCATTAGTCAAGTGTTATTACTCATTGTAGCATCACTGCCTATTTTTTCATTTGTTTTTTTATTTGGTGGCATCAATCTGATATCCATTTTATATTTAGTGCTCTTTTATGTGGTAATATCCATATTCTTTGGAGCCCTTGGGGTATTTTTCTCCGTCATCTTTAAGAAGACCTTGACTTCTATTGTCATGACCTATTTGGTGATGATTGTACTTACTGTTGGTACGCTCATAGGCACTGCTTTATACATCGACATGACAAGAGCACATCATTATTATGAGCATGTAACGTTTTGGCCCCTTTACTTCAACCCTGGACTAACTTTCTGGGCGATATTGATGAAACAGTTTGGTGACATACAAAGATTTACATTCATGATAGGTCGTAATGAAAATTTTTGGTTAATCAGTACAGGTATATTTGTTGTCTTATCCATCATCTTAATAGGGTTATCCGCCTATTTTCTTAATCCTATCCGAAAAAAATGGAGAAAGCGATAA
- a CDS encoding metallophosphoesterase: MYWIISFVFVIWRMYQFSTNRVTINKQVIKDKRISGLSYVHITDIHGKIKFTNGQLAHKINKINPNFVLVTGDLANNIRQYPRVFKALGTIKSPIYMVLGNYEYKNFVNNPFKKEIINFDMILDEVKKYKHIHLLMNEPMVYHHGNKEVQIYGFDQSQYGNEAFHIHKQTSMYRIVLAHSPYIMHYIRKHGIGFNHLLVGHTHGKQINLGKHVKFPYGHYHIGDKRLNSTMLFTINRGLGTSRIPLRINSQPEIRVYDIQ; this comes from the coding sequence ATGTATTGGATTATAAGTTTTGTGTTCGTCATATGGAGAATGTATCAGTTTTCAACCAACCGTGTTACAATAAATAAGCAAGTCATAAAAGATAAGAGGATAAGTGGTCTAAGCTATGTGCATATTACAGATATCCATGGTAAGATCAAATTTACCAATGGACAATTAGCCCATAAAATTAACAAAATTAACCCTAATTTTGTTTTGGTTACAGGAGATTTAGCCAATAACATACGTCAATACCCAAGGGTATTTAAAGCGTTAGGTACTATAAAAAGTCCAATCTATATGGTATTAGGAAATTATGAGTATAAGAACTTTGTTAACAATCCTTTTAAAAAAGAAATCATTAACTTTGACATGATTTTAGATGAAGTAAAAAAATACAAGCACATTCATTTGCTCATGAATGAACCCATGGTGTATCATCATGGGAATAAGGAAGTTCAAATCTATGGGTTTGATCAGTCACAATATGGTAATGAAGCTTTTCATATTCATAAACAAACGTCCATGTATCGTATTGTGTTAGCCCATTCACCCTATATTATGCATTATATACGAAAACATGGTATTGGCTTTAATCATTTATTAGTGGGTCACACCCATGGAAAACAAATTAATCTAGGTAAGCACGTGAAATTTCCATATGGTCATTATCACATTGGAGATAAACGGTTAAATAGCACCATGTTGTTTACCATTAATCGGGGACTTGGAACATCCAGGATACCCCTCAGAATAAATAGTCAACCGGAAATAAGAGTGTATGATATACAATAG
- a CDS encoding MATE family efflux transporter codes for MKNFIKIDTLMVREINQMAIPMLFNSVIGMLIGLIDMAMIGRISLEAFGAVGLISSTINSITGVLGAISIAFNIAGARCKGQGNPCGLRDIFLTGSYLAWIIGLAFWVVCLYFGTPLLQYGYGLKGNILKESVNYLHVFSLSVGLNMLLFMHSALFKILNKTRYLFIGNITATITNVILNYILIFGKFGIEPMGVKGAGIGSVIALTLNLIIYVMIVQRHQFVSYGILSIKKFVAVGRVLINDSFPLMGQEVLESTILVVCINAILSRIGVLEVSIYTFLLGMMNILLMPMYAYASTSLTFVSEHRGKRDYSKIMHIPRCALRLALRWCLSLGIGIWIFKYPLAHGLTNDTDLITHGINYLLMAIITYICTIPNTIYKYSLQGIGQEKWVFLNGMVINILGILLIYTLSNLINWGMLGVYMGLCVTYIVLSVRHYRRYHHSMMAFKY; via the coding sequence ATGAAAAACTTCATAAAAATAGATACATTAATGGTTAGGGAAATTAATCAGATGGCAATACCCATGCTCTTTAATTCGGTTATTGGGATGCTTATAGGTCTTATTGATATGGCTATGATCGGGCGAATATCATTGGAAGCCTTTGGAGCAGTTGGGTTAATAAGTTCCACCATTAATAGTATAACAGGTGTATTAGGTGCAATTTCAATCGCCTTTAATATTGCTGGTGCTAGATGTAAAGGGCAAGGCAATCCATGTGGATTGCGAGATATTTTTTTAACGGGTTCTTATCTTGCATGGATAATTGGTCTAGCGTTTTGGGTTGTTTGCCTATATTTTGGAACACCTTTGTTACAGTATGGGTATGGTTTGAAAGGAAATATTCTGAAGGAATCTGTTAATTATTTGCATGTATTCAGTCTGTCAGTTGGTTTGAATATGCTGCTATTCATGCATTCAGCTTTGTTTAAGATTCTTAATAAAACCAGGTACCTATTCATAGGAAATATAACAGCTACCATAACGAATGTGATATTAAACTATATCTTAATCTTTGGTAAGTTTGGTATAGAACCAATGGGGGTTAAGGGGGCTGGTATAGGTTCTGTGATTGCTTTAACATTGAATTTGATTATTTATGTCATGATTGTACAGAGGCATCAATTCGTATCCTATGGTATATTGTCTATCAAAAAATTTGTTGCAGTAGGAAGAGTGCTTATAAATGATTCATTCCCCCTTATGGGTCAAGAGGTTCTTGAATCAACTATTCTAGTTGTATGTATTAATGCTATTTTATCCCGTATAGGCGTCCTTGAAGTATCTATCTATACTTTTTTATTGGGCATGATGAACATACTTCTTATGCCCATGTATGCATACGCTTCTACATCATTAACATTTGTCAGTGAACACCGCGGAAAAAGAGATTACAGTAAAATAATGCATATTCCAAGATGTGCTTTACGTCTAGCTTTACGATGGTGTCTAAGCCTTGGTATAGGCATATGGATATTTAAATATCCACTAGCTCATGGTCTTACAAATGATACAGACCTGATTACCCATGGTATCAATTATCTACTCATGGCAATTATCACTTATATTTGTACAATTCCTAATACAATCTATAAGTACAGCCTGCAAGGTATAGGTCAGGAAAAGTGGGTATTTCTCAATGGTATGGTCATTAATATATTAGGCATACTACTCATATATACCCTAAGCAATCTTATAAATTGGGGAATGCTAGGTGTGTATATGGGATTGTGTGTGACTTACATTGTATTAAGTGTACGACACTATAGACGTTATCACCATAGCATGATGGCCTTTAAATATTAA
- a CDS encoding N-acetyltransferase produces MEYVTITKDNIDDEHICCAISDKKSVEGYAAKKAWLKEQLDKGYTFNKLNVRGKVFMEYCPSEIAYLPVKADNYMVINCFWISGKYKGSGHGKELLKRCIEDCKKQDKAGIVVLCSDKKRPFMSDKKFFLKQGFEVCDQTKPYFELLYMPLQENVEKPVFRDTVKEGECQDNGGFTVFYSHQCPYMSYYVNLQKKVADEHHIPYEAILLDSKEKAMDNPSPFTIYSLFYKGKFITQELMAEKKFTKTIETLCEA; encoded by the coding sequence ATGGAATACGTTACAATTACTAAAGACAATATTGATGATGAACATATATGTTGTGCCATATCGGATAAAAAATCTGTAGAAGGCTACGCAGCTAAAAAAGCTTGGTTAAAAGAGCAACTGGACAAGGGATATACATTCAATAAGCTCAATGTTCGAGGAAAAGTATTTATGGAATATTGCCCATCAGAAATTGCTTATTTACCTGTTAAAGCAGATAATTATATGGTGATTAATTGTTTCTGGATATCTGGTAAATATAAAGGGTCCGGTCATGGAAAAGAGCTTCTAAAACGGTGTATAGAGGATTGTAAGAAACAAGATAAAGCAGGGATTGTGGTTCTATGTAGTGATAAAAAACGACCTTTCATGTCGGATAAGAAATTTTTCTTGAAACAGGGTTTTGAGGTTTGTGATCAGACGAAGCCTTACTTTGAGTTATTATACATGCCATTACAAGAGAATGTGGAAAAACCTGTGTTTAGAGATACGGTAAAAGAAGGTGAATGTCAGGATAACGGAGGGTTTACAGTCTTTTATTCACATCAATGTCCTTACATGTCTTATTATGTAAATCTGCAAAAAAAGGTAGCCGATGAGCATCATATACCCTATGAAGCTATCTTACTTGACAGTAAAGAAAAAGCAATGGATAACCCCTCCCCATTTACCATATACAGCCTGTTTTATAAAGGTAAATTCATCACACAAGAACTGATGGCTGAGAAAAAGTTTACCAAGACAATAGAAACACTATGTGAGGCATAA
- a CDS encoding SPL family radical SAM protein codes for MDYIPAKTIIQRNKNPEYWFGHDYNMNIYKGCCHGCIYCDSRSDCYGIEDFDRVRAKKDATSIIEKELRTKQKWGVVGTGAMSDPYNPFEKEHRLTRQALKHIDHYGFGLGLATKSSLLKRDMDIIKSINGHSPVCIKMTITTVDDQLSRKIEPYVDASSKRFETLRILADAGIFTGILLMPILPFINDTWDNIEGIVKRASEAGVKFIYPGLGVTLRQNQRYYYYEQLDTAFPGVKQLYMQHFRDDYRCHSLHAKELGEQFRASCKEHGLYYKMSDIIKNYRLQAGQEQLTLFD; via the coding sequence ATGGATTATATACCAGCAAAAACCATTATCCAAAGAAATAAAAATCCAGAATATTGGTTTGGTCATGACTATAACATGAACATATACAAAGGTTGTTGTCACGGCTGTATTTATTGTGACTCAAGAAGCGATTGCTATGGCATTGAAGATTTTGACCGTGTACGAGCTAAAAAAGATGCAACAAGCATCATTGAAAAGGAACTTCGTACCAAACAAAAATGGGGTGTAGTAGGTACAGGAGCCATGAGTGACCCTTATAATCCTTTTGAAAAAGAGCACCGATTAACAAGGCAGGCTCTTAAACACATTGATCACTATGGATTTGGCCTTGGTTTAGCCACTAAGAGTTCTTTGCTAAAACGTGATATGGATATCATCAAATCCATTAACGGTCATTCACCTGTATGCATTAAGATGACCATTACCACAGTAGATGATCAGCTAAGTCGCAAGATTGAACCTTATGTGGATGCATCATCAAAAAGGTTTGAAACTTTAAGGATTCTAGCAGATGCAGGGATTTTTACTGGTATTTTACTCATGCCTATCTTACCCTTTATTAATGATACATGGGACAACATTGAAGGAATTGTTAAAAGGGCCAGTGAAGCTGGGGTAAAATTCATATACCCTGGCTTGGGTGTTACCCTTAGACAAAATCAGCGCTATTATTACTATGAACAGCTTGATACAGCCTTTCCTGGCGTTAAACAGCTTTATATGCAGCATTTTAGGGATGACTATAGATGTCATAGTTTACACGCCAAAGAACTTGGTGAACAATTCCGAGCAAGCTGTAAAGAACATGGGTTATATTATAAAATGAGTGATATTATCAAGAACTACCGCTTACAAGCAGGGCAGGAGCAACTAACTTTGTTTGATTGA
- a CDS encoding LacI family DNA-binding transcriptional regulator — MHNIKEVAALAKTSTATVSRVINETGYVSSEVKQRVLKAVKELDYRPLKRDGKTNTKRTIALVVPDIENPFFAKLTKEISQISNTLMYNILLINVSGLKNDGGDFLLDLISSRVDGVIYTSSYRFLDVISRVKGNNIPIVVLDREIQDMEIDTIVVNNDHAAFLATEHLIQLGHKHIAFIGGTKNMEISINRHKGYKRALEKYKMAYDETIVKHGDFTMQSGYNATKGLMQSNGHMTGIVAANDLMAIGAFNYLNAVGYKIPTDMSIVGFDDIDLASSITPKLTTVSYPIKRMSQLAIESIIKHISGTNSACESVSLRSKLIIRDSTGAIDVKD; from the coding sequence ATGCATAATATTAAAGAGGTAGCTGCATTAGCAAAAACATCAACGGCCACAGTCTCTCGCGTCATTAATGAAACAGGCTATGTGAGCAGTGAAGTGAAGCAAAGAGTATTAAAAGCAGTAAAAGAACTGGACTATCGGCCCCTTAAAAGAGACGGAAAAACTAACACCAAAAGAACCATAGCACTTGTTGTCCCAGACATTGAAAACCCATTTTTTGCCAAACTAACAAAGGAAATAAGTCAGATATCCAATACGTTGATGTATAACATCTTGTTGATAAACGTAAGTGGGTTAAAGAACGATGGTGGCGATTTCCTATTGGACCTTATTAGTAGTCGGGTAGATGGGGTTATTTACACATCCTCTTATCGTTTTTTGGATGTTATCAGCCGCGTTAAAGGAAATAACATTCCCATTGTGGTATTAGACCGTGAAATTCAAGATATGGAAATAGACACCATTGTAGTGAATAATGATCATGCCGCATTTTTAGCCACGGAGCACCTTATTCAATTAGGGCATAAACACATTGCTTTTATAGGGGGCACAAAAAATATGGAAATTTCCATCAACCGTCATAAAGGTTACAAAAGAGCTTTAGAAAAATATAAAATGGCTTATGATGAGACGATTGTCAAACATGGTGATTTTACAATGCAATCTGGGTATAACGCTACAAAAGGACTCATGCAATCCAATGGACATATGACTGGGATTGTAGCGGCTAATGATTTAATGGCCATTGGTGCCTTTAACTATTTGAATGCCGTTGGCTATAAGATACCAACAGATATGTCAATTGTTGGATTTGATGATATCGATTTGGCTTCATCCATTACACCTAAGCTGACAACGGTATCTTATCCCATTAAGAGGATGAGTCAGCTAGCAATAGAGTCCATTATTAAACATATTTCAGGAACAAATTCAGCATGTGAGAGTGTGAGTCTACGGTCTAAACTCATTATACGTGATTCTACTGGTGCCATTGACGTAAAAGACTAA
- a CDS encoding ABC transporter permease, protein MKKKWFYTLLVPGLTIIILFLFIPLIYTIGSTFIGDSGFTFSRYTTFFTDGYYVKIFSRTLKIALITALISMILGIPVAYYISRSKKSIRGVLIACTVFPLLTNSVVRSFAWMTILGKNGVINNLLMNVHVIGSPLKLLYTEFAIIIGTVYLFLPLMVVSLVGVMENIENDLLEAAESLGANRLTAFFKVVVPLSVPGLIVGSVLVFTGAFTAYTTPQLLGGNTNIVLSTLVYQRAMTLGDWTGASVVATVMIITTLTVIGVINKLAGKLNERGI, encoded by the coding sequence ATGAAAAAGAAATGGTTTTATACATTATTGGTTCCTGGATTAACGATCATCATCCTATTTTTATTCATTCCCCTCATCTATACCATAGGCTCTACATTTATTGGGGATTCAGGATTTACTTTTAGTCGATATACTACTTTTTTTACAGATGGGTATTATGTAAAAATATTTAGTAGAACCCTTAAAATTGCACTGATCACGGCACTTATTTCTATGATTTTGGGCATACCTGTTGCTTATTATATATCCAGAAGTAAAAAAAGTATAAGAGGTGTATTAATTGCTTGTACCGTTTTCCCTTTGTTAACGAATTCCGTGGTACGTTCTTTTGCGTGGATGACCATTTTAGGGAAAAATGGTGTTATTAATAATCTATTAATGAATGTTCATGTTATAGGAAGCCCTTTAAAACTCCTTTATACGGAATTTGCCATTATCATCGGTACGGTTTATTTATTTCTACCCTTAATGGTTGTATCTTTAGTGGGTGTAATGGAAAATATCGAAAATGATTTATTGGAAGCTGCTGAAAGCTTAGGGGCTAACCGATTGACCGCTTTTTTTAAAGTGGTTGTTCCTCTTAGTGTTCCAGGACTTATCGTAGGAAGCGTACTTGTTTTTACAGGTGCTTTTACAGCATATACAACACCTCAGCTGTTAGGTGGGAATACAAATATTGTCTTGTCTACCCTGGTTTACCAAAGGGCCATGACACTAGGGGATTGGACAGGTGCCTCAGTGGTGGCAACCGTCATGATTATTACCACGTTAACCGTTATCGGTGTGATCAATAAATTAGCAGGTAAATTAAACGAAAGGGGAATTTAA
- a CDS encoding ABC transporter permease, which yields MKRSRGLTFFTICVYLFLFAPIVIIIMTAFGSDDVITFPVKGFSMKWFANIFTSDMFMKTFQISIQVAVIATIIALIIGVPAAYAMSRFNYKGKGLIKNIFFSSIIVPGIVFGFSLFNFVIIKWKLPIYTSLLIGHTIVILPYIIRVVASSLEGFDYSIEEAAVSLGASRLKTFILVVFPNITSGVIAAFMLAFINSFNNVPISIFLTGPGVSTLPIKMMSYVEYYYDPTISALSVTLMLMTIGIMFIVERTLGLNYFSK from the coding sequence ATGAAAAGAAGTAGAGGGTTAACCTTTTTTACAATTTGTGTCTACCTATTTCTTTTTGCCCCAATAGTGATTATTATCATGACAGCTTTTGGGTCAGATGACGTGATTACCTTTCCAGTCAAGGGATTTAGTATGAAATGGTTTGCAAATATCTTCACATCGGATATGTTTATGAAAACCTTTCAAATTAGTATTCAAGTAGCTGTTATTGCCACAATTATTGCCTTGATTATAGGTGTTCCTGCGGCTTATGCTATGAGTCGATTTAATTATAAGGGTAAGGGTCTTATAAAAAACATATTTTTCTCTTCAATCATTGTACCAGGGATTGTTTTTGGTTTTTCTCTTTTTAATTTTGTGATTATCAAATGGAAATTACCTATTTACACCAGTTTATTAATCGGTCATACCATTGTCATCTTACCTTATATTATTCGAGTTGTTGCTTCAAGCTTAGAAGGTTTTGATTATTCCATAGAGGAGGCTGCTGTGAGTCTGGGAGCAAGCCGATTGAAAACGTTTATTTTGGTAGTATTTCCCAATATAACATCTGGGGTTATTGCAGCTTTCATGCTGGCTTTTATCAACTCCTTTAACAATGTGCCCATATCCATATTCTTGACAGGTCCGGGGGTAAGCACACTGCCTATTAAAATGATGAGTTATGTGGAGTATTATTATGACCCTACAATTTCAGCATTATCGGTGACATTGATGCTTATGACAATTGGGATTATGTTTATTGTTGAGAGAACCTTAGGGCTTAACTACTTTTCTAAATAA
- a CDS encoding ABC transporter ATP-binding protein translates to MSLINLKDITVSYDGKVDILNKLNMDIQKGELISLLGPSGCGKTTTLRVIAGFIQPKSGQFIFDQDDYTAIPVHKRNFGLVFQSYALFPHLSVFDNVAFGLKMKKMHKKDIKKAVNDILNVVDLEGYSSRYPKELSGGQRQRVALARALVVQPKLLLLDEPLSNLDAKLRLKMRAEIRKLQQKLGITTIFVTHDQEECFSISDKVAVMNGGIIEQYDTPEKIYAHPASEFVARFVGFENFVTLTKKEDNRYQSTSGVTFVNDANHEHIKIDEKVIGTIRPDDIQILDDDRTLETNRLDGVVEVRTYLGKEYQYAIQTEVGTLLANAGNSKKYNQGDQVRLYLPSNKLILV, encoded by the coding sequence ATGTCATTAATAAATTTAAAAGATATTACGGTTTCCTATGATGGCAAAGTGGATATTCTAAATAAATTAAATATGGATATACAAAAGGGTGAATTGATTTCTTTGCTTGGGCCAAGCGGGTGCGGAAAAACGACAACGTTGAGAGTCATTGCAGGGTTTATTCAACCCAAAAGTGGACAGTTCATATTTGACCAAGACGATTATACAGCCATTCCTGTTCATAAAAGAAATTTTGGTTTGGTTTTTCAAAGCTATGCATTGTTTCCACATTTAAGTGTATTTGATAATGTTGCTTTTGGATTGAAGATGAAGAAAATGCATAAGAAAGACATCAAAAAGGCTGTGAACGACATATTAAACGTTGTTGATTTGGAGGGTTATAGCTCACGTTACCCTAAGGAATTATCTGGAGGACAAAGGCAAAGAGTAGCCTTGGCAAGGGCTTTAGTCGTTCAACCCAAATTACTTTTGTTAGATGAACCCTTAAGTAATTTAGATGCAAAATTAAGATTGAAAATGAGAGCGGAAATTAGAAAACTACAACAAAAATTAGGCATTACCACAATTTTTGTGACCCACGATCAGGAAGAATGCTTTTCCATTTCGGACAAGGTAGCGGTCATGAATGGGGGTATTATTGAACAATATGATACACCTGAAAAAATATATGCACATCCAGCCAGTGAGTTTGTAGCACGTTTTGTAGGATTTGAAAATTTTGTTACTCTAACAAAAAAAGAAGATAATCGATACCAGTCAACATCAGGTGTGACATTTGTTAATGACGCTAACCATGAGCATATTAAAATAGATGAGAAGGTCATCGGAACAATTAGACCCGATGATATTCAAATCTTAGATGATGATAGGACGTTAGAAACCAATAGGTTAGATGGCGTTGTTGAAGTAAGAACCTATTTAGGGAAAGAATATCAATACGCTATTCAAACGGAAGTGGGTACGCTATTAGCCAATGC